In a single window of the Melioribacteraceae bacterium genome:
- a CDS encoding single-stranded DNA-binding protein gives MADLKMPEINNAIVAGNLTKDPVFRQTSNNTPVVNFHIAANRRYKDSSNQWQEDVCYVGVVAWNKLADSCRDRLKKGSAVLIDGELQSRTFKTEDGKNRTIVEIKAKRIQFLNKASRNHNGDDSDSIVDDTEYEDNSFDKFLTDEESDLMKEN, from the coding sequence ATGGCTGACCTTAAGATGCCAGAAATTAATAATGCTATTGTTGCGGGTAACCTAACGAAAGATCCTGTATTTAGACAAACGTCTAATAATACACCTGTAGTAAATTTTCATATCGCAGCAAATAGAAGATATAAAGACAGCAGTAATCAATGGCAGGAAGATGTTTGTTACGTTGGTGTTGTTGCATGGAACAAATTGGCCGATAGCTGCAGAGACCGCCTTAAAAAAGGCAGTGCTGTTTTAATTGATGGCGAATTGCAAAGCCGCACTTTCAAAACTGAAGACGGTAAAAATAGAACAATTGTTGAGATTAAAGCTAAAAGAATTCAATTCTTAAACAAAGCTAGCAGAAACCATAACGGTGATGATAGCGATTCAATTGTTGATGATACCGAATATGAAGATAATTCTTTCGACAAATTCTTAACTGATGAAGAATCAGATTTGATGAAAGAAAATTAG
- the secD gene encoding protein translocase subunit SecD yields the protein MKELRFRLILIIGALALTIYLLFPTYQDYRNNKEVAKNLETVEKKIKTSNPTITKIELKDIIQSKKDSILTNNQDFRDAREKRIKLGLDLQGGMYIVMEVNTAKLLEKIAKDTDEQFNQILSDSEKESKISDENVVSIFSRRMREKNVRLSRYFGSIREDDTQIEARLLEQEADAVTRAIEIIRNRVDQYGVSEPNIQKQGSRRIVVELPGIAREEEAKRLLQGRALLEFKLVKEADQVIPIMNRIDEILAGKQETDTTTQQGDLTEEQFAKQHPFFAVARLIDQTGSIADAFVQEEDRDLISQYLQRPDVKNILPDNLEFVYDAKPEVGEDGKKFFRMYAVNKTAELTGGVIVDAQSNIDPSTSAPVVNMQMNSEGAREWARITGSNIGKRCAVILDGMAYTAPTIQNKIPSGNSQISGMPNLDEAKLLEIVLKAGALPAPIDIIEERTIGPSLGQDSISQGFNSITLGYLIVAIFMIFYYRKAGSFADFALVFTILLLLGILAAFRATLTLPGIAGIVLTMGMAVDANVIIFERIREELSTGKTVKAAVEAGFKHSYSAIFDSNITTFFTGIILYQFGSGPIQGFALTLMIGIATSLFSQLILVRLIFDFMLAKGYKVNLG from the coding sequence ATGAAAGAATTAAGATTCAGACTTATACTTATCATTGGTGCATTGGCTCTTACTATTTATCTGCTATTCCCCACTTATCAAGATTACCGTAACAACAAAGAGGTAGCAAAAAATCTTGAGACAGTTGAAAAAAAGATAAAAACGAGCAATCCTACCATTACAAAAATTGAGTTAAAGGATATAATTCAATCTAAAAAAGATAGTATCCTAACAAATAATCAAGATTTCCGCGATGCTAGAGAAAAGAGAATTAAACTTGGACTTGATTTGCAAGGCGGTATGTATATAGTAATGGAAGTCAATACTGCAAAACTACTCGAAAAAATTGCTAAAGATACCGATGAACAATTCAATCAAATACTAAGTGATTCTGAGAAAGAATCAAAGATATCTGATGAAAATGTGGTTTCTATTTTTTCCCGCAGAATGAGAGAAAAAAATGTTCGATTAAGCCGCTACTTTGGATCTATCAGAGAAGATGACACACAGATTGAAGCTAGACTGCTAGAACAAGAGGCTGATGCGGTAACGAGAGCTATTGAAATTATTCGTAATAGAGTTGACCAATATGGCGTTTCTGAACCAAATATTCAGAAACAAGGATCAAGACGAATTGTTGTTGAATTACCTGGCATTGCTAGAGAGGAAGAAGCCAAAAGACTTCTTCAAGGAAGAGCGTTGCTAGAATTTAAATTGGTTAAAGAAGCTGACCAAGTAATTCCAATAATGAATAGAATTGATGAAATACTTGCCGGTAAACAAGAAACTGATACAACTACTCAGCAGGGTGATTTAACCGAAGAACAATTTGCAAAACAACATCCTTTCTTTGCCGTGGCTCGACTCATTGATCAAACCGGATCTATTGCGGATGCGTTTGTGCAAGAAGAAGATCGTGATCTAATTAGTCAATATCTTCAAAGACCTGACGTAAAAAATATTTTGCCGGATAATCTTGAATTTGTTTATGATGCAAAACCTGAAGTTGGAGAAGATGGCAAAAAGTTTTTCAGAATGTATGCGGTAAACAAAACTGCCGAGTTAACCGGTGGTGTTATAGTTGACGCACAATCGAATATCGATCCTTCTACTTCAGCTCCGGTTGTAAATATGCAAATGAATAGTGAGGGCGCGCGTGAATGGGCTAGAATTACAGGCTCAAATATTGGCAAAAGATGTGCAGTTATTTTAGATGGAATGGCTTATACTGCTCCTACTATCCAAAATAAAATACCTTCAGGAAATTCTCAGATTTCGGGAATGCCTAATCTTGATGAAGCAAAACTTTTAGAGATTGTTCTAAAAGCCGGTGCACTTCCTGCCCCAATAGACATAATTGAAGAGAGAACAATTGGTCCATCATTAGGACAAGATTCGATTAGCCAAGGATTTAACTCAATTACTTTGGGTTACTTAATTGTAGCAATCTTTATGATTTTCTATTACAGAAAAGCTGGTTCATTTGCCGATTTTGCGCTTGTATTTACAATTCTTCTACTTCTCGGTATTCTTGCAGCATTTAGAGCAACATTAACATTGCCCGGTATTGCTGGTATAGTGTTAACAATGGGTATGGCTGTTGATGCTAACGTAATTATTTTTGAGAGAATTAGAGAAGAACTATCTACAGGCAAAACAGTGAAAGCAGCGGTTGAGGCTGGATTTAAACATTCCTACTCTGCGATCTTCGACTCCAACATTACAACGTTTTTTACCGGTATAATACTTTATCAATTTGGCAGCGGCCCAATTCAAGGATTTGCTCTTACATTAATGATTGGTATTGCCACTTCACTATTCAGTCAATTAATCCTTGTACGCCTAATATTCGATTTTATGCTCGCCAAAGGCTATAAAGTAAACCTCGGTTAA
- the secF gene encoding protein translocase subunit SecF, protein MRLFANLKIDFMSKRTFFYFVSTAFILLGVLGIFVKGINFGIDFKGGSEIALEFEKPIEITEIRSEVDKLGLGNIEVKTFGGSTGILLRTDLQEIPINLLPTVKSKIESLINNISPGLERKITESTNTAVIYEFPTPESADIIANRLYEAGFQTAEVSEEPTNTGVVVRLGISDWLKENLSEKYTDNPFTVLKEDKVGPKIGQELKSDAVIAVILSLLVILVYLGFRFKFAFAIGAVAALFHDVLITLGIFTVLYGVIPGLNLEFSVSIVAAFLTLVGYSINDTVIVFDRVREQMKIHKTAPLEDNINYAINRTMSRTIITTLTTALTVVILLIFGGEVLRGFAFALIIGFIVGTYSSIFVASAFVLEYSNRVKSKLQF, encoded by the coding sequence ATGAGATTATTCGCAAATTTAAAAATCGATTTTATGAGCAAGAGGACATTCTTCTATTTTGTCTCTACTGCTTTCATTTTACTTGGGGTCCTGGGAATTTTTGTGAAAGGAATTAATTTTGGAATCGACTTTAAAGGTGGATCCGAAATTGCTCTTGAATTTGAAAAACCAATCGAAATAACCGAGATTAGAAGTGAAGTTGATAAACTGGGGCTCGGCAATATCGAAGTAAAAACTTTTGGCGGTTCAACCGGCATTCTTTTAAGAACTGATCTGCAAGAAATTCCAATCAATCTACTCCCTACTGTTAAGAGTAAAATTGAATCTTTGATAAATAATATATCACCTGGTTTGGAAAGAAAAATAACTGAATCAACCAATACCGCAGTTATTTATGAATTCCCAACTCCCGAATCAGCCGATATTATTGCCAACCGATTATATGAAGCTGGTTTTCAAACCGCAGAAGTTTCGGAAGAACCAACCAATACAGGAGTTGTTGTTCGACTTGGGATTTCAGATTGGTTAAAGGAAAATCTTTCTGAAAAATATACCGACAATCCATTTACTGTACTTAAAGAGGATAAAGTTGGGCCTAAAATTGGGCAGGAATTAAAAAGTGATGCGGTAATTGCAGTAATTCTTTCATTGCTTGTAATTCTAGTTTATTTAGGGTTTCGTTTCAAATTTGCATTTGCAATTGGTGCTGTTGCCGCATTGTTCCACGACGTATTGATTACATTGGGAATTTTTACTGTTCTCTACGGAGTTATCCCAGGATTAAATCTTGAATTTTCTGTAAGTATTGTGGCTGCGTTCTTAACATTGGTTGGGTATTCTATTAACGACACCGTTATTGTTTTTGATAGAGTTAGAGAACAAATGAAAATTCACAAGACCGCACCCTTAGAAGATAATATTAATTATGCCATTAACAGAACAATGAGCAGAACTATTATTACTACTTTAACAACCGCATTAACCGTCGTTATTCTCTTAATATTTGGTGGTGAAGTTTTAAGAGGATTTGCTTTCGCGTTGATAATTGGTTTTATAGTAGGAACATACTCTTCAATATTTGTAGCAAGCGCATTTGTTCTTGAATACTCGAACCGAGTAAAAAGTAAACTTCAATTTTAG
- the rpsR gene encoding 30S ribosomal protein S18, with protein MKTQKKVKRVIDSYIDYKDSKQLQKFLTDQGKIIPRRITGLTAIQHRELVVAIKRARQLAILPFVSEAVK; from the coding sequence ATGAAAACACAAAAAAAAGTTAAAAGAGTAATTGATAGCTATATCGATTACAAAGATTCAAAACAATTACAAAAATTTCTCACAGATCAAGGGAAAATTATACCAAGAAGAATTACCGGTTTAACCGCAATACAACATCGTGAATTAGTTGTTGCTATTAAACGCGCTAGACAATTGGCTATTTTACCCTTCGTTTCTGAAGCAGTTAAGTAG
- the rplI gene encoding 50S ribosomal protein L9 codes for MKVILRKNFDQLGKVGDIVNVKDGYARNFLLPRQIAYQATKGNILALEEEKKQILKKEAKELETAQNLATELEKVSVTIPVTVGEEDKIFGTVTNQMIADFLKEKGFDLDRRKIEITEPIKALGIYSVSVKLHPSVTATLKTWVVRE; via the coding sequence ATGAAAGTAATATTAAGAAAAAACTTTGACCAGCTTGGAAAAGTTGGTGATATTGTAAATGTTAAAGACGGTTACGCGAGAAACTTTTTATTGCCACGACAAATTGCTTATCAAGCAACTAAAGGTAATATACTTGCTCTCGAAGAAGAGAAAAAACAAATCCTGAAAAAGGAAGCTAAAGAATTAGAAACCGCTCAAAATTTGGCAACTGAACTTGAAAAAGTCTCGGTTACTATTCCAGTTACTGTTGGAGAGGAAGATAAAATTTTTGGTACTGTTACTAATCAGATGATTGCTGACTTCCTTAAAGAAAAAGGTTTCGATTTGGATAGAAGAAAAATTGAAATCACAGAACCTATTAAAGCATTAGGTATTTATAGTGTTTCAGTCAAACTTCATCCAAGCGTTACTGCTACTCTTAAAACCTGGGTTGTAAGAGAGTAG